The segment ATTTTCCCATTTAACATATTAATTCTAAAGAGTCCCGATCTAAACCCCAAAAGTGTTTTTCATAGGTCTTGataaactaattaaaaattttatctaaAGAGAATATATGCAAGGTTGCAAATAAATTTTtggaaagcaaaaataatgaGGGCTTGGGCTAGATATCACAACACTTTTGTCATAGGTGAGGCACCCTAGAAGCAGAGCTAAAGACAGGGATTTTTCAGGTAATTTTTGGGAAAAGCGTGATGGGGAGCATGCTTGTTTGAAAGAAGCAGAACAAGGCAAGGGGAAATgttaatcatgtggtttctgctAAAGACTGGCTTCAGTCTAATCTTGTGGGGGAGGTCTGGAGGAGAAGTGGCACTATAAAGTTAGTCTTACTCAggcagctgtctttttttttctttttcttttttttttttttttgaggtggagtttcgctcttgctgcccaggctggagtgcaatggcgtgatctcagctcactccaaaccccacctcctgggttccagcgattctcttgccccaccctcctgagtaactgggattacagacatgtgccaccacgcccggctaatttttgtattttcagtagagacagggtttcaccatgttggtcaggctggtcttgaactcttgaccttaggtgatccacccgccttgcctccttaagtgctgggattacaaacgtgagccaccgcgcccagccaggggcTGTCTTTTTATGCCCTTATGCCAGTGAGTCATGCCTGAGGTGTGCCCTGGCACGGGGGATGGAGTGGTACCTGGCTTCCCCCGTAGGCAGCTCTCTTTTAGCCGAGAAAAGGGCATCTGTGAATTATAAGGGAAAACAACAACTGGGTAACAGGCATGCTGGTAGGTTAAGGAAATCTGGTGGGAACATCGGCAGCATCCACTACGAGATTACATGcttggagaagaaaaatattacaagtcAGTATCAGTAACAGACACACAGAAGTTGGAACAAAACTATGAGCTATGGAACAGGGTTGGGAACCTATCAATACTCTGCTTCAGGGGATAACTTTCTTCTCCTCACTTGTTAGCatagaaatcattttttaaatggttctTAATCATCAACATATATTCCACCTCTGGGGCAGTTTTGATCCTAgaaagaagagatggataaaaCAGAACAGGGAGGAGTCCTGTGATAAGAGGTTGGGAAGGCGTTGAAAATTAGGTTTAGAGAGAATAAGGATGAGAATCTGTCACCAGATGGAGGTGCTTGAGTGTTAAACAAGAGCAGTTCCTGGTGTGAGTGGGCCACTATAAAAGAGGGAAGGTGAAGGTCCGAGAAGTGAGAGGCGCTGGCAACAGGAATGGTGAAGTGGTACAGGGTGGCGGTAGCAGCTGGGGTGGACAGGAAGACCATATGCAGAGTCACGGAGGGACCTGTGGTTGGGGACAGAGCAGCACAGCGTGATGGTCTAAGTTTCCAAAGGGGAGCATTGAAGGTGACTGAAGGAAGAAAGACTTGGAAGAAGAGGGAGTGCGAGGGAGAATAGGAATGGTGACTTTGCTTTCCCAAGATATGAGTGGCCGTTCCCAGAAAAGACTATGGGATGTAGTAGTCCTCAGGACATGCCAGGTTTCCCGGTGAAAGCAGGTGGTAGAGCAAAAGCTTTAGCAAAAAGCAGAAGGCCTGTGGAAATGGCTGGGCAATAGAACAGGAAGTCTAGGGgccacagagaaagaaataagaagataTAAATGGATAGGGATATTAAAACATAAAGCATTATGGCCGACTCAGAGAttttatgccattttaaaaaactaacatttCCATTTCACTGGCATCCAGGGTTCACTAAGTGTTAATTCTTTCTAAACCTTACTCAATTTGCAAGATTCTCAGTGCCTATTAAAAAGCAAATCAACTAAATGTGGCTTTGAGTTTGCTTAAAGAGCAGcaatcaaaatattttgaaaaaagtaaatTGTGAGTATGGAGATTGGAACACACATGACCCATATGCCCTTCGAGCCTGCGTATCTAGGGAGGTGTTCCtctaggcagaaggaagagcTAAGACACCCTTCTAGGAGCTGCTGCCCAGCAACGATGGCAAATCTCCACGCCCTTTACTGAAGATTAAAGCTAAGACTAATCCAAGCACAGTTTCTTTTAATGAACTGGTAGGGCCAGTAGAAATGCTCCAGGGTTGGCAGGAAAAACTGGAATCTGGGGGTGTAATTTCCTATTGAGTTTTTTTGGTAGTGTTGTTTTCCTGAAATCAGTGAGGATATTGAGTGCTTATGAATTATTGGCATTAGACACAGTACCTGGTACATAATAgacttgataaatgtttattgaatgaattaaaatgagatattttacaattAATGGATGGAATACTTGAGAataataggtgtgtgtgtgtatgtgtgtgtgcgtgtgtgtgtgtgcgcatgctcGCTTGTGTGTGGCTGCCTACCCaaacttttcttgttcttttttcttgttcctttgtaGCAagatagttttctttcattttcttcctggcaTTTGGCACTCCTAAATAATGCAAATGCAAAAATAACTCTGTTACAGAGAATGACTTGTCAGGACACAGCTCTGTCCATCTGTGGTAAGTAAAGTATGCATTTAATGTATGTGTTCATCAGGCTATACACCTTTGGTTCCCAGCGTTGGCTGTACATTGTAATCACCTGCGGTGATAAAAATTCTGATGCCTGGTTTCCACTCGAGAGATGCTGACTCAgttggtctggggtggggcttgggcatagattttttttaaagttccaagGAGATTTTAAGGTGCACGCAAGGTGGAAAACCACTGCTGAAGCAGATGTGGAGAACTATAAATTAAGGATCCCAGCTACTTAATTGACTTATGCTTCCTAGTTCGTTGCCCAGCCACCACCGTCTCTCCAAAAACCCGAGGTAAGTTCTTATTTTGGCTCCAATTTAAGACCTCTGTATTTTGAGAACAATGATGTTTGTTGTTTGAaagaattacttttattttgcatAGACTTTCTGGAGGtagttttatttaattcagtTCCAACATGGCCATGACAATGTATCTTCTTTGACAGTAAattaatccattttatttctgagttaaCCTGTAAAGGATCTCTGCAAGGAAACCTGAGGTTGAAATGAAAGCTTTGATATCAGATGTGGGATGCCTTAGCGGGGATGAGCCCTTGAGGGCAAAAGGCCCCAAAGTATGTGggctttaaaaaactttatttttcattaatcttATTCTTGTTTTAGGATTCCTCCTAAAGCCTTTACTTACTAGTTTTAAAGTAGTTGGTAATGAAGCAAACATAAAAACAGTTCTACCTATTTATTTTTGGCAAATATTAATTGctctttaaaaactatttttgtgaAATGACAAAAGTAATGCAAGCTCATGTACAAGcctaaaacaatacagaaaagtataaaaaagaaaaccctttcaTCTCCACCTAATAATTCATGACCAGAGATATGTGGTTTCTGCTTCAGAAAAATTCAGCCCAGAGTCAAGTTTGTATGCAGTTAGGGAAAGGGGTTTAAGAGATTTAATCAATCCTGTCACTCTCTGGGCTGAATTTTGAATCAATTGAGAAATAGTATCAGATAAGGATTCAAGTCTCGGCTTAATTATTGCTAAGGTTGGATCTGAGAGCACTGTTTGAACTTGAGGCCCGTGGAGATTCTTGTGCCTACCCCCCTGCCTTATCATGGGCCCCACATCTGGACAAACTGGTGTCGCCTGGACAAGGGCTGGGTCTACCTGGGGAAGCTTCCATGAAGAGGAGGCTgtggagaggcagagacaggcaggGTCAGACAGAGAGCAAGAGAATAAAGCCATTAAAACATTAACCCTGCTCCGCGGGGAAATAAGAACTGAGCACCACCGGATGACGGAAGACTCCAGTAGATTGATGGATGTCTCCCAGCAAGAGAAGGCCAAGAGAGGACGTGAGAAGCAGGCAGCAGCGACCTTTCACCAAAAGGGTGGAAATCCCTGTATTCCGGATCGATGCAAGAAGAGGAATAGAAGCAGAAAGGATTCCCCTGACACAGAGTAATTCAAATGTTCAGTTTTGATTGTTGTTCTTGCTATTCTAGGTCTCGCTAAAATCATCATGGATTCACTTGGCGCCGTCAGCACTCGACTTGggtttgatcttttcaaagagctGAAGAAAACAAATGATGGCAACATCTTCTTTTCCCCTGTGGGCATCTTGACTGCAATTGGCATGGTCCTCCTGGGGACCCGAGGAGCCACCGCTTCCCAGTTGGAGGAGGTTGGGCGCAGTCAGGGGGCTTCCTTGTTTCCTATGCACAAATTCATTTGGCGGGGGGGTTGTCAGCCCTCTTGCATTATCTTAAAAATACGCTCTTCTTGACCTGTGGACCAGGAAACAGAGACTTTCAAGACAAGGAGCAATTTCAGGTCTATCAGGAAAGCCCTCTTCCTTTTCCAAATACCATCTCGCCACCTGCTCCCAGATGCTTGAAATTTTTTTGAGTAGAGACTGGTTGCGTAACCTTGTCCAAGTACTTATGGAAAAAGTGACATAATCCCCACAAGGGTAAAAATGACACATCCAAGATGAACACAGGAACACATAAGCCAATACGAGttccttagaaaaaaattagaggtatttttagtaaagaaggggattcaccatgttggccaggctagtcttgaactcctgacctcaggtgatccacacgccttggcctcccaaagtgctgggattacaggcatgagcttagctgggtgtggtggcaggtgcttataatcccagctactcggaaggctgaggcagaagaatcgcttgaatccaggaacagaggtttcagtgagccaagatcatgccacttcactccaacctggccaaaagagcaaaactccatcacacacacacacacacacacacacacacacacacacacgaaaaatcAGAGGTAAACGCAGACCTTTTTCTGATTTTGCAAGGAGATAATGTCACCTCATATACCACCGAGGTTTCTTTCAGAAGCGTCCACTCTCCCCTGACTGATTCTGTGTGAGGTTTTCTCTTCTCTGAGCACCACAgtaatattttctatctcttccaGGTGTTTCACTCTGAAAAAGAGACGAAGAGCTCAAGAATAAAGGCTGAAGAAAAAGAGGTGGTAAGAATAAAGGCTGAAGGAAAAGAGGTGGGGAGATGTGTTTTACAAACTTCAGTAGAGTTGCATTTTAGGTGTGGGGTCTCTGGGGAAAAGGACTGAGAAAGGCATGAAAGCAATATTGTTGCTTTACTATTAAGCAATAATAATCACCATAGACAAATATTGTTGTAAGGattatacaataataataacCCCTTAATATTGAGAAGAGACCTTAGGTGTAATGGACAATACCGCTATGATAGAACTGGTAAAGGCTAATAGACAGAAAAGTTCCCATAGCAGAGTGGATGGGTTTTGGAGTTAAACAGACTTAGGTCCAAGTCCTGGCTCAGTCACTTAAGAGCGATGctactttgggcaagttatttatctTCTTTCAGCCTCTGTAAAGTCCGCAGTAGGGGCATCTGGCAACTGagccagtggtggtggtggtagtagcaGTAGGTGATATTATTGCTAAACTCCACTCATATTTTTAACCCCGTGCTGatgttgtatttaaaaaattattacaggCCCAATGACTTCCTGAGGTCTTTTCCAGCTCCAGTGTTCCTGTATTCGCCATCCAAAGGAGAGTCTACTCAAATATGGGAAAGGAATAAGCCCATTAGGTCGGGGCTAGGATCAGACGTTAGCACTCTCAGGAAGGGCACAGCTGCTCTGACAGTAGTCATAGTGCAATTCCAGACCCTCATAAAACCATGGCTCAGATCACCCAGCAATAGGAGCTGCTCATTTCACAACCCCAAAAGGCTAGGTCGTGTGGGTGGCTCAGTTGCTCCTGTGGAGGGTCAGGCTTCCTTTCAGGGTTTGCGCAACCAAGTTGGGTCATATGGCCACTGCAATGTTCCCTCAACTGAGAAGTGCAGTTGTCTTCAGAGCACATTCTTTCTCAGCCATGATAGCCCATGTAGAAcctttgtgcaaattagaaaaCAGCTCATTCTTTTGGATAGCTGCCCTACTCCTATGTGAAGGGCTAGATGACTGGGGTGGAAACTGAATTTCAGCTTTGTGTAAGGCAAAGCTTACACATACATGCTGTCTAGCAGTTTTGCCCATTCCCCAGAATTTTCCTGGGAGCCACAGGGGTATGAAGAGAATAGAATTACTGACTGAAAGGATATTAGCACTGGAATACATCTTAGAGGTCATCTACTCCAATCTCCTCATTTAATAGTTTGCCCAGAGACTGGCTTGGCATGTACCCGTTTGATTATTATGTAAATTCAGAGTATTTTgaatcttgcttttaaaaaatgctgataaAATCTCAAGACATATGTACAAAAGGTATAAGGAAAAATGCAATAAACACACTTTAACCCCTCCTTTAAGTGTACAAAATAAACTATTACCAAATCAGCTGATGCCCCTTAGGCTGATGTATAACACCTTCCTTGAGCACGCCCCCATCCTCTCCTCAGAGAGGAAGTCCCACTATTGTGGATTAGGTGTTCATTATTCCCacgtatttattatttcattacatgccatatatttttgtcattcttCTTTGGAACTTGATTATTTTTGGCTTAGCATCATGTTTATAAGATTCATCTATTTTAAGGGGATACTTATAGCTctatttgattcatttttatagctatttcctcatttattttgttgatggggccggccttccttccttccttccttccctccttccttccttttttctttccttccttccttccttccttccctccttccttccttttttctttccttccttccttccttctacaaACAATGCAAAAATGGCCTTTTTAATGCCAGCCTCCTAATTTGCCTGGGTGAGAGTTTATCCAGTCCCAAGCTATCCAGTATAGTAGCTACTCAAGTGGCTATTGAACACTTGCAATACATCTAGTTTGAATCCAGATGTGCTATAGGtataaaatgcatattatatTTTAAGAACTTAGTATGAGAAaggaatacaaaatattaattttcatgtattatttttgctgaaatatgtatcttatatattaatatgtaattaatatttattgtatttatatgttgaaataatgACATTCTAGATATGTCGTTAAGGTAACATAGAATATGAAAACTTCAATCAGAAAACTGATGGGTCCtacataaaatattcagaaaattttttttttcccctggagacAAGGATAAATCTCACTTCAGCCCAATGTGTAGTGACTCATACCATTAGGAGTCACTCTTCTTATTCACTATCTGGAAAAATTTCCAAACTTCAATAGATAAGAATCGTCCGGAGAAATCACTTACTTTCCTTAGATGCTTAGAATCTTGTGGGGAGCTAAAAACAAGCTTATTGAACATTTAGTGAGCACTTTTATTTGAGACCAAAAAAGCCCACAACTTGAGTTATAAATGCAAGATCTGTGGTGTTGGGCTGGCAGAGAAGGCTTCTCTCTGGAGCTGAGATTGGTCATAACTGACATTATCATATGACTTGGGTAAAGGCTACCTGATATCCAGGGGCCACATCAAACACAGGGATCACCCTTGAGGCTGACAAACGGAGGGAGAGACCCAGCAGCCGCATCCTCTTAGGGGAGAATCTGGGCTTGCTTTTGCCAAGATAACCTGttgagattttgttttaattttcaagattGAGAACACAGAAGCAGTACATCAACAATTCCAAAAGTTTTTGACTGAAATAAGCAAACTCACTAATGATTATGAACTGAACATAACCAACAGGCTGTTTGGAGAAAAAACATACCTCTTCCTTCAAGTAAGTTTGCCATGCCTACCATATCTGTGAGTGGTATTCTGGAATGGCCAAATGGCCCTGGTAGGACTATGGGTCCTGAAGTCGTGCTGCCTGGCTCTGGCCACATCCCTGTGGTGCTTTTCCATCCTGATCTACAGATATTCAGAACTGCAGGGAGTTCCTTTTTAGTCCTGGCAATCTGAACCTGATTTTTGCCTCATCCCCAGAATAGCTGCATAAAAATGTGCAGCAGGAACTCAATGTGAGATGCCCAGGGCCTTAAAATTTCTCTTACTGTATTAGTCATCCTAATgtatacataaatttatttagAGATGTTGGCAATTGATAAATTGAGTTTTTAACctctttttattccttccttgTTTCTCCTAAAGAAATACTTAGATTATGTTGAAAAATATTATCATGCATCTCTGGAACCTGTTGATTTTGTAAATGCAGCCGATGAAAGTCGAAAGAAGATTAATTCCTGGgttgaaagcaaaacaaatggtAGAGTATGGGTGGGTCATTcattgcaaaaaaacaaaaacaaagaaacaaacaaacaaaaaacacttcttGACAACCTGCTGTGAATGAAGCCCTGGACTTGTCACTGCGTGGGGTGCCATGCAGTGCACAAGCTTTGGGAAGGGACTTGAGATAGGTTTTGCAGGGTTGGAAGGGCAAGCCCAGGCCTAGGAGGTAGGGAAGGCACTGCAGATGGTGGAGCAATTTCAGCAAATGTGGAGCGGCCAAGGGGAGCCAGTGAGGGGACTGCATGAAGCCAAATGCACGGAAACGCTTGCTGGAGAACTGTTTACACATAGCCATGGATCACAATATCTTGGGGGTCCTGAAAATAGGATGATGCCTGTCTTGGGTTTACATTCTTTCCTTTATATCAGAGCCTTTCTTCCTGAGTTTTTCTCTGTCTGTGTTAAATGAGAAACACGCAGCTCTCCCATCAAGACTTGTCGTTCCCATCCACAGCTGGGGCCACCTAGTCTTCATCTTCACTTAAGCATAGTGCAGGGGTAACGACAACCTACAGCTCTCCCCACAGCAGAGGATTTGACAAGTTTCTTATCCCATTATTCCTTTCTCATCCCCTGGTATGGGAAATCCACAGAGAAATGTTAATGTGGAAATTCACCTTGGGGAGCAATAGCTGATACTTTAGTGTTAGAGTTTCAGATTCCATTTTTATACCAATTATCAGAGAGAACTTTGTTATtcagaatgtgttttttttttcccctcatgcTTGGtctgaagaaaggaaataaaagaaacagaaaaaataggatCTTTCAAAAAGTTGAACAgtattttttagaatttattgTGGGATGGGGTGAACTCAGAGACAAAAATATCAACTCCTTCTCCAATATAATAAGTAATCCCTTAATCTCAGGTGGTAACTATATTGAATGGTAAGCATAATAGCTAACACAGAGTGCTTATTATGTGTGAGATGGTATTCTAATAGCTTTACATGTGTTAAATCATTTGTTCCtttcaacaaccctatgaggcagattttattcctattttacagatgtggaaactgaggcacagagagtttaaataacttgcccaagattccTCAGCTGATAAGAGGCAAACTGGATGCTAACAGAGGCATCTGACCCCAGAGTCTGGACTCTTAACCATGAACCTTAATTTATCCACTGGGATAAATAGGCGATGGGCAAAATGAGAACCTCCCCGTCGATTCTGCCAGCAAACCCTTTGTCAGCAAGGCCCTCAGGTGCTGACCTGGCTGGGTTTTTAATGATCAGTCAAGTCCATCTGCATCATATTTGTCATACATATTATTTGTCATTTGGAAGATGGGTCaacctttttctgtttcttcatttgcagaAAAAATCAAGGACTTGTTCCCAGATGGCTCTATTAGTAGCTCTACCAAGCTGGTGCTGGTGAACATGGTTTATTTTAAAGGGCAATGGGACAGGgagtttaagaaagaaaatactaagGAAGAGAAATTTTGGATGAATAAGGTATGGCCCTTAGTTTATTTTCGTGATGTGCTTACACATGGAATGTAAAGTCTAAAgtcatggctgggcgtggtggctgacacctgtaatcccagcactttgggaggccaaggtgggtggatcatgagatcaagggATCGAGactatccttgccaacatggtgaaaccccgtatctactaaaaacataaaaattagctgggtgtggtggtgcacgccggtagtcccagctacttgggaggctgaggcaggacaattgcttgaacccgggaggcagaggttgcagtgagccaagatcatgccactgcactccagcctggtgacagagtgagactccatcccccacccccccaaaaaaatctaaAGTCATATTTGAGCAAATGCATACTGGTAGATAGTGGATGCTCATTCTGAGACTCTGATATTGggttttattttagattgagCTAATTATTTTGATGAACTAACTTGGTTGCCTTAATGCCTTTGGTCTTATGTCCTTTGATATTGTGTGCTCTGTTAATTTGTTGCAGAGCACAAGTAAATCTGTACAGATGATGACACAGAGCCATTCCTTTAGCTTCACTTTCCTGGAGGACTTGCAGGCCAAAATTCTAGGGATTCCATATAAAAACAACGACCTAAGCATGTTTGTGCTTCTGCCCAACGACATCGATGGCCTGGAGAAGGTAAACGCTTACACctccttattctttctttcatttcctaaGGCTTTTTGTCTCAGGGCTTCTGAGTAGGAGCTGGTGGCCAGCAGTGTCAAATAGAAAGTGTTTCTCACTCTCCAGCAGCTACAGATGGATGTCTACTGGGGAGCATTAAATAGTATGGGTCAGGTTTATTGAGAACAACTAATCCTAGAATGTTTGGGATGAACTAAAATGAACATTTAAGATTATATGGGAGTCCTAACGATCACCCACCATTCTGAGAAATGGTTGGTATCTATggacccctttcctggaaaaaagaaatcacatatgcatatatacaacCAGTTCTGCACACTGTTCAATAGGCTTTTGgagcttttgaatttctttcttacaCTCTTACACCATTGATTTAGTCTCATCCATtctgtggttaaaaaaattatgtgaaggccgggcgtggtggctcacgcctgtaatcccagcactttaggaggctgaggcgggcggatca is part of the Homo sapiens chromosome 18, GRCh38.p14 Primary Assembly genome and harbors:
- the SERPINB13 gene encoding serpin B13 isoform 1 (isoform 1 is encoded by transcript variant 1), coding for MDSLGAVSTRLGFDLFKELKKTNDGNIFFSPVGILTAIGMVLLGTRGATASQLEEVFHSEKETKSSRIKAEEKEVVRIKAEGKEIENTEAVHQQFQKFLTEISKLTNDYELNITNRLFGEKTYLFLQKYLDYVEKYYHASLEPVDFVNAADESRKKINSWVESKTNEKIKDLFPDGSISSSTKLVLVNMVYFKGQWDREFKKENTKEEKFWMNKSTSKSVQMMTQSHSFSFTFLEDLQAKILGIPYKNNDLSMFVLLPNDIDGLEKIIDKISPEKLVEWTSPGHMEERKVNLHLPRFEVEDGYDLEAVLAAMGMGDAFSEHKADYSGMSSGSGLYAQKFLHSSFVAVTEEGTEAAAATGIGFTVTSAPGHENVHCNHPFLFFIRHNESNSILFFGRFSSP
- the SERPINB13 gene encoding serpin B13 isoform X1; translated protein: MDSLGAVSTRLGFDLFKELKKTNDGNIFFSPVGILTAIGMVLLGTRGATASQLEEVFHSEKETKSSRIKAEEKEIENTEAVHQQFQKFLTEISKLTNDYELNITNRLFGEKTYLFLQKYLDYVEKYYHASLEPVDFVNAADESRKKINSWVESKTNEKIKDLFPDGSISSSTKLVLVNMVYFKGQWDREFKKENTKEEKFWMNKSTSKSVQMMTQSHSFSFTFLEDLQAKILGIPYKNNDLSMFVLLPNDIDGLEKIIDKISPEKLVEWTSPGHMEERKVNLHLPRFEVEDGYDLEAVLAAMGMGDAFSEHKADYSGMSSGSGLYAQKFLHSSFVAVTEEGTEAAAATGIGFTVTSAPGHENVHCNHPFLFFIRHNESNSILFFGRFSSP
- the SERPINB13 gene encoding serpin B13 isoform 2 (isoform 2 is encoded by transcript variant 2), producing MDSLGAVSTRLGFDLFKELKKTNDGNIFFSPVGILTAIGMVLLGTRGATASQLEEVFHSEKETKSSRIKAEEKEVIENTEAVHQQFQKFLTEISKLTNDYELNITNRLFGEKTYLFLQKYLDYVEKYYHASLEPVDFVNAADESRKKINSWVESKTNEKIKDLFPDGSISSSTKLVLVNMVYFKGQWDREFKKENTKEEKFWMNKSTSKSVQMMTQSHSFSFTFLEDLQAKILGIPYKNNDLSMFVLLPNDIDGLEKIIDKISPEKLVEWTSPGHMEERKVNLHLPRFEVEDGYDLEAVLAAMGMGDAFSEHKADYSGMSSGSGLYAQKFLHSSFVAVTEEGTEAAAATGIGFTVTSAPGHENVHCNHPFLFFIRHNESNSILFFGRFSSP